The following coding sequences are from one Chitinophagales bacterium window:
- a CDS encoding MarC family protein, with product MESIGIKEILTVTITLFTVIDIIGVLPLLIDISKNSGEIHPERASFASLIIMLMALFLGEKFLMFLGVTKSSFAVAGGIILFILAMEMVLGRNIIKQAKQQNKATALVPVAFPLISGAGTITTILTLKSQYNYLEIALAIVINVIVVFLVLRYLNFLKDKISESTILVMRKMFGVILLAIAVGMITKNLQLNIR from the coding sequence ATGGAAAGCATAGGTATTAAAGAGATTCTCACCGTTACTATTACATTATTTACTGTTATTGATATTATTGGCGTGTTACCTTTATTGATTGATATTAGTAAAAATTCGGGTGAAATACATCCTGAACGCGCCTCGTTTGCATCGCTCATCATTATGCTTATGGCATTGTTTCTAGGGGAGAAGTTTTTAATGTTTTTAGGAGTTACTAAATCCTCATTCGCAGTGGCTGGAGGTATTATTTTGTTTATATTGGCTATGGAAATGGTTCTGGGTAGAAATATTATAAAACAAGCGAAACAACAAAATAAAGCAACCGCACTTGTTCCGGTTGCATTTCCATTAATATCAGGCGCTGGTACTATTACCACAATACTAACATTAAAATCTCAGTATAACTATCTGGAAATTGCATTAGCAATTGTAATAAATGTAATTGTTGTATTTCTCGTATTACGATATCTAAATTTCTTAAAAGATAAAATCTCAGAAAGTACTATTCTAGTTATGCGAAAAATGTTTGGGGTCATACTGTTAGCTATAGCTGTAGGTATGATTACTAAAAATCTTCAGTTGAATATTCGTTAG